The following coding sequences lie in one Spinacia oleracea cultivar Varoflay chromosome 1, BTI_SOV_V1, whole genome shotgun sequence genomic window:
- the LOC110789537 gene encoding uncharacterized protein At4g14342 isoform X2 produces the protein MQASDRFNINSQLEHLQAKYVGTGHADLNRFEWAVNIQRDSYASYVGHYPMLAYFAVAENESIGRERYNFMQYKEKV, from the exons GCAAGTGATAGATTTAACATCAATTCCCAACTTGAGCATCTTCAAGCAAAGTATGTTGGGACTGGGCATGCAGATTTGAACAGATT TGAATGGGCTGTTAACATCCAACGTGATAGTTATGCTTCCTACGTTGGGCATTACCCTATGCTTGCCTACTTTGCAGTTGCAGAAAATGAATCTATTGGAAGAGAGCGCTACAACTTCATGCAG TACAAAGAAAAGGTCTAA
- the LOC110789537 gene encoding uncharacterized protein At4g14342 isoform X1 produces MQASDRFNINSQLEHLQAKYVGTGHADLNRFEWAVNIQRDSYASYVGHYPMLAYFAVAENESIGRERYNFMQKMLLPCGLPPEREDD; encoded by the exons GCAAGTGATAGATTTAACATCAATTCCCAACTTGAGCATCTTCAAGCAAAGTATGTTGGGACTGGGCATGCAGATTTGAACAGATT TGAATGGGCTGTTAACATCCAACGTGATAGTTATGCTTCCTACGTTGGGCATTACCCTATGCTTGCCTACTTTGCAGTTGCAGAAAATGAATCTATTGGAAGAGAGCGCTACAACTTCATGCAG AAAATGCTGTTGCCTTGTGGCCTTCCTCCCGAAAGAGAAGATGATTGA